One region of Mycolicibacterium lutetiense genomic DNA includes:
- the rplA gene encoding 50S ribosomal protein L1, producing MSKNSKAYREAAEKIDRDKLYTPLEAAKLAKETSSKKQDATVEVAIRLGVDPRKADQMVRGTVNLPHGTGKTARVAVFAVGEKAEQALAAGADIVGSDDLIEKIQGGFLDFDAAIATPDQMAKVGRIARVLGPRGLMPNPKTGTVTPDVTKAVADIKGGKINFRVDKQANLHFVIGKASFDEDKLAENYGAALDEVLRAKPSSSKGRYLKKVTVSTTTGPGIPVDPSVTRNFTEA from the coding sequence ATGAGCAAGAACAGCAAGGCATACCGCGAAGCCGCGGAGAAGATCGACCGGGACAAGCTCTACACCCCGCTTGAGGCTGCGAAGCTGGCCAAGGAGACTTCCTCCAAGAAGCAGGACGCCACCGTCGAGGTCGCCATCCGCCTCGGTGTGGACCCCCGCAAGGCTGACCAGATGGTCCGCGGCACCGTCAACCTGCCGCACGGCACCGGTAAGACCGCCCGCGTCGCCGTGTTCGCCGTCGGTGAGAAGGCAGAGCAGGCGCTGGCCGCCGGCGCCGATATCGTCGGCAGCGACGACCTGATCGAGAAGATCCAGGGCGGTTTCCTGGACTTCGACGCCGCGATCGCCACCCCGGATCAGATGGCCAAGGTCGGTCGGATCGCCCGCGTGCTGGGCCCGCGCGGTCTGATGCCGAACCCCAAGACCGGCACCGTCACCCCCGATGTCACCAAGGCTGTGGCCGACATCAAGGGCGGCAAGATCAACTTCCGCGTCGACAAGCAGGCCAACCTGCACTTCGTGATCGGCAAGGCGTCCTTCGACGAGGACAAGCTGGCCGAGAACTACGGCGCCGCCCTCGACGAGGTGCTGCGTGCCAAGCCGTCGTCCTCGAAGGGGCGTTACCTCAAGAAGGTGACCGTCTCCACCACCACGGGCCCGGGTATCCCGGTTGACCCGTCGGTGACCCGGAACTTCACCGAGGCGTAA
- a CDS encoding ABC1 kinase family protein, which translates to MSTTPPKTKHREVARLSRVPLPVEAARIGATGWQITRTGARVAASMFGRGSLQQKVIRQVPQTFSDLGPTYVKFGQIIASSPGAFGEPLSREFRSLLDRVPPADTDEVHKLFVEELGDEPTNLFKTFDEKPFASASIAQVHYATLHSGEEVVVKIQRPGIRRRVAADLQILKRGAQLVELAKLGRRLSAQDVVADFAENLAEELDFRLEAQSMDAWVSHMHSSPLGENIRVPQVYWDLTSQRVLTMERVTGVRIDDVAAIRKKGFDGTDLVKALLFSVFEGGLKHGLFHGDLHAGNLYVDDAGKVVFFDFGIMGRIDPRTRWLLRELVFALLVKKDHAAAGKIVVLMGAVGTVKPEAEAAKDLEKFATPLTMKSLGDMSYAEIGKQLATLADAYDVKLPRELVLIGKQFLYVERYMKLLAPKWQMMNDPQLTGYFANFMVDISREHKNSDADGDEA; encoded by the coding sequence ATGAGCACTACGCCGCCGAAAACCAAGCACCGCGAGGTCGCCCGGTTGAGCCGGGTGCCGCTGCCCGTGGAAGCCGCCCGAATCGGCGCCACCGGTTGGCAGATCACCCGCACCGGGGCCCGTGTTGCCGCGAGCATGTTCGGCAGGGGTTCCCTGCAGCAGAAGGTCATCCGGCAGGTCCCGCAGACGTTCTCCGATCTGGGTCCCACCTACGTCAAGTTCGGCCAGATCATCGCGTCGAGCCCGGGCGCCTTCGGTGAGCCACTGAGCCGCGAGTTCCGCAGCCTGCTCGACCGGGTGCCGCCGGCCGATACCGACGAGGTGCACAAGTTGTTCGTGGAAGAGCTCGGCGACGAGCCCACGAACCTGTTCAAGACCTTCGACGAGAAGCCGTTTGCCTCGGCGTCGATCGCCCAGGTGCACTACGCCACGCTGCACAGCGGCGAGGAGGTGGTGGTCAAGATCCAGCGTCCGGGGATCCGCCGCCGCGTCGCCGCCGACCTGCAGATCCTCAAGCGCGGCGCACAGCTGGTGGAGCTGGCGAAACTGGGCCGGCGGCTGTCGGCTCAGGATGTGGTCGCCGACTTCGCCGAGAACCTGGCCGAGGAGCTGGACTTCCGGCTGGAGGCACAGTCGATGGACGCCTGGGTGTCGCACATGCACTCCTCGCCGCTGGGCGAGAACATCCGGGTCCCGCAGGTGTACTGGGACCTGACCAGCCAGCGGGTGTTGACCATGGAGCGGGTCACCGGGGTGCGGATCGACGACGTCGCCGCAATCCGCAAGAAGGGTTTCGACGGCACCGATCTGGTCAAGGCCCTGTTGTTCAGCGTGTTCGAGGGGGGCCTCAAGCACGGCCTGTTCCACGGGGACCTGCATGCGGGCAACCTCTACGTCGATGACGCAGGCAAGGTCGTGTTCTTCGACTTCGGCATCATGGGCCGTATCGACCCACGGACCCGCTGGCTGTTGCGCGAGCTGGTCTTTGCCCTGCTGGTCAAGAAGGACCATGCGGCCGCGGGCAAGATCGTCGTGCTGATGGGCGCGGTCGGCACCGTGAAGCCCGAGGCGGAGGCGGCCAAGGACCTGGAGAAGTTCGCCACCCCGCTGACCATGAAGTCGCTCGGCGATATGTCCTACGCCGAAATCGGCAAGCAGCTTGCCACGCTGGCCGACGCCTACGACGTCAAGCTGCCCCGCGAGCTGGTGTTGATCGGCAAGCAGTTCCTCTACGTGGAGCGTTACATGAAGCTGCTGGCCCCGAAGTGGCAGATGATGAACGATCCCCAACTCACCGGGTATTTCGCCAACTTCATGGTGGACATCAGCCGCGAGCACAAAAATTCCGACGCCGACGGGGACGAGGCCTGA
- a CDS encoding oxygenase MpaB family protein: MDMPHQILEQMLQRKFDTDIRQHYFRGMEFAGPVGDPGWFGPGSAVWHVHSHTEALVFGLQCAAYLERLDPSIYWMGMHHSRLVKRDDDGIAVPVIDPRGAAVRLGHSIAFFIGTAYGNTETAERVAKTVRSMHHTIKGTRPDGAVYDADDPDWLRWNYATVVWGLATAHEIYHPNPLRGKKLDRYYGEFIRVGHALGGTDLPATKAETLECLHSYLPKLALTYGAAMATGPNLPMPQSAVDWAIRDTMPKWAKQMIGHTDPNPIERAARRTMVWSIINGLHTAAGDTPEFRAAQERVAAGTTVPHTEPTYVPGTDPSLSREEVEESFASV; encoded by the coding sequence GTGGACATGCCGCACCAAATCCTCGAGCAGATGCTGCAGCGGAAGTTCGACACGGACATTCGTCAGCACTACTTCCGTGGCATGGAGTTCGCCGGTCCGGTGGGCGATCCGGGGTGGTTCGGCCCGGGCAGTGCCGTCTGGCACGTGCACTCCCACACCGAGGCACTCGTCTTCGGCCTGCAGTGCGCGGCATACCTGGAACGCCTCGATCCCTCGATCTACTGGATGGGCATGCACCATTCGCGGCTGGTCAAACGCGATGACGACGGCATCGCCGTTCCCGTCATCGACCCCCGGGGCGCCGCGGTGCGCCTGGGGCATTCGATCGCGTTCTTCATCGGCACCGCCTACGGCAACACCGAAACCGCCGAACGGGTGGCCAAGACCGTCCGCTCGATGCACCACACCATCAAGGGGACCCGTCCCGACGGTGCGGTCTACGACGCCGACGATCCGGACTGGCTGCGCTGGAACTACGCGACCGTGGTGTGGGGGCTGGCCACCGCGCACGAGATCTACCACCCGAACCCGTTGCGCGGTAAGAAACTTGACCGCTACTACGGCGAGTTCATCCGCGTCGGGCACGCGCTGGGCGGCACCGACCTGCCCGCAACCAAGGCCGAGACTCTGGAGTGCCTGCACTCGTATCTACCCAAGCTGGCGCTCACCTACGGCGCGGCCATGGCCACCGGCCCCAACCTGCCGATGCCGCAGAGCGCGGTGGACTGGGCGATCCGCGACACCATGCCCAAGTGGGCCAAGCAGATGATCGGGCACACCGATCCCAATCCGATCGAGCGGGCGGCCCGGCGCACCATGGTGTGGTCGATCATCAACGGTCTGCACACCGCGGCCGGTGACACCCCGGAGTTCCGCGCGGCGCAAGAACGCGTCGCCGCCGGGACCACCGTGCCGCACACCGAGCCCACTTACGTGCCCGGAACCGACCCGTCCCTGAGCCGTGAAGAGGTCGAAGAAAGTTTCGCCTCGGTGTGA
- the nusG gene encoding transcription termination/antitermination protein NusG produces MTTFDGDETVADDPAQDQGAVDGVESQTDDLADSEEAAETVDETETVDETEAEASDEAPAADEETVDEDEDPAVALKKELRLKPGDWYVIHSYAGYENKVKANLETRVQNLDVGDYIFQVEVPTEEVTEIKNGQRKQVNRKVLPGYILVRMELNDESWGAVRNTPGVTGFVGATSRPSPLSLNDVVKFLLPQGAAKKPAKSSAAAAAGASTEATLERPEILVDFEVGESVTVMDGPFATLPASISEVNAEQQKLKVLVSIFGRETPVELTFNQVSKI; encoded by the coding sequence GTGACCACGTTCGACGGCGACGAGACCGTTGCCGACGATCCGGCTCAGGATCAAGGGGCCGTCGACGGCGTCGAGTCGCAGACCGACGATCTGGCCGACAGCGAAGAGGCTGCCGAGACGGTCGACGAGACCGAGACGGTCGACGAGACCGAGGCCGAGGCCTCCGATGAGGCGCCTGCTGCTGACGAAGAGACTGTCGACGAAGACGAAGACCCGGCAGTCGCGCTCAAGAAGGAGCTGCGGCTCAAGCCCGGCGACTGGTACGTCATCCACTCTTACGCCGGCTACGAGAACAAGGTGAAAGCCAACCTCGAAACCCGCGTGCAGAACCTGGACGTCGGCGACTACATCTTCCAGGTCGAGGTGCCCACCGAAGAGGTCACCGAGATCAAGAACGGCCAGCGCAAGCAGGTCAACCGCAAGGTGCTGCCGGGCTACATCCTGGTGCGCATGGAGCTCAACGACGAGTCGTGGGGCGCGGTGCGCAACACCCCGGGTGTCACCGGATTCGTCGGCGCCACCTCGCGTCCGTCCCCGCTGTCGCTGAACGACGTGGTGAAGTTCCTGCTGCCGCAGGGCGCAGCCAAGAAGCCCGCCAAGTCCAGCGCCGCCGCTGCGGCCGGTGCCAGCACCGAGGCCACCCTCGAACGGCCCGAGATCCTGGTCGATTTCGAGGTCGGCGAGTCCGTCACCGTCATGGACGGCCCGTTCGCGACGCTGCCCGCCTCCATCAGCGAGGTCAACGCCGAACAGCAGAAGCTCAAGGTGCTGGTGTCCATCTTCGGCCGCGAGACACCTGTCGAACTTACCTTCAACCAGGTCTCCAAGATTTAG
- a CDS encoding alpha/beta fold hydrolase has protein sequence MNVRTGFATSSAEPGDVDLYYEDMGDPNDPAVLLIMGLGAQMLLWRTGFCEMLVSQGLRVIRYDNRDVGLSTKLSGTRVDSPLPLRMARSFLGLRSPSVYTLEDVADDAAALLDHLKIDTAHIVGGSMGGMIAQVFASRHAQRTKSLAVIFSSNNQPLLPPPGIKQLLSVVTGPPANSSRDAIIDNSVRISRINGSPGYPTPEAEIRAQAAELYDRAYYPAGIARHFGAILGSGSLRHHDKRINTPTVVIHGRSDRLMRPFGGRAVARAIAGARLVLIDGMGHELPEPVWDEIVGELKTNFASSH, from the coding sequence ATGAACGTGCGGACCGGCTTCGCCACGTCATCCGCGGAACCCGGCGATGTCGACCTCTACTACGAGGACATGGGCGACCCGAATGATCCGGCCGTGCTGCTGATCATGGGCCTGGGCGCGCAGATGCTGTTGTGGCGCACCGGGTTCTGCGAAATGCTGGTGAGCCAGGGACTACGTGTCATCCGTTACGACAACCGCGACGTCGGTCTGTCCACCAAATTGTCCGGCACGCGGGTGGATTCGCCGCTGCCGCTGCGGATGGCCCGGTCGTTTCTGGGGCTCCGGAGCCCGTCGGTCTACACGCTCGAAGACGTCGCCGACGACGCCGCCGCCCTGCTCGATCACCTCAAGATCGACACTGCCCACATCGTCGGCGGATCGATGGGCGGGATGATCGCCCAGGTGTTTGCGTCCCGGCACGCGCAGCGCACCAAGTCACTTGCGGTGATCTTCTCCAGCAACAATCAGCCGCTGTTGCCGCCGCCGGGCATCAAGCAGCTGCTGTCGGTGGTCACCGGCCCACCCGCCAATTCGTCGCGAGACGCCATCATCGACAACTCCGTTCGGATCAGCCGGATCAACGGCAGCCCTGGCTATCCCACTCCCGAGGCCGAGATCAGGGCCCAGGCCGCCGAACTGTACGACCGCGCCTACTACCCGGCCGGGATCGCCCGGCATTTCGGTGCCATTCTCGGCAGCGGCAGCCTGCGCCATCACGACAAGCGGATCAACACGCCTACCGTGGTGATCCATGGACGCTCCGACCGGTTGATGCGCCCGTTCGGGGGCCGGGCGGTGGCCCGTGCGATCGCGGGTGCGCGGCTGGTGTTGATCGACGGGATGGGCCACGAGCTACCGGAGCCGGTGTGGGATGAGATCGTCGGCGAGCTGAAGACGAACTTCGCCAGTTCCCACTGA
- a CDS encoding cyclopropane mycolic acid synthase family methyltransferase — MPNQREQLEPHFDDVQAHYDLSDDFFALFLDPTRTYSCAYFERDDMTLEQAQIAKIDLALGKLGLQPGMTLLDVGCGWGATAMRAIERHDVNVIGLTLSRNQAARVQQRFDESDSPRTKRVLLAGWEQFDEPVDRIVSIGAFEHFGHDRYDDFFRFAHNALPADGVMLLHTITGLLPQQIIDRGMPLSFAVARFIKFMVTEIFPGSRLPSIEMVTEHAARSSFRLTRRQSLQPHYARTLDIWAANLEANRDQALKIQSQEVYDRYMHYLTGCAGCFRTGYIDVNQFTLHVVD, encoded by the coding sequence ATGCCAAATCAGCGTGAGCAGCTCGAACCCCATTTCGACGACGTACAAGCCCATTACGACCTGTCCGACGATTTCTTCGCCCTGTTCCTGGATCCGACCAGGACCTACAGTTGCGCGTACTTCGAGCGTGACGACATGACGCTGGAACAGGCTCAAATCGCCAAGATCGACCTGGCGTTGGGCAAGCTCGGCCTACAACCCGGAATGACCCTGCTCGACGTCGGATGTGGTTGGGGTGCAACGGCTATGCGTGCGATCGAACGCCACGACGTCAACGTCATCGGCCTCACGCTCAGCCGTAACCAGGCCGCTCGCGTGCAGCAGCGGTTCGACGAATCCGACAGCCCACGTACCAAACGGGTGTTGCTGGCGGGCTGGGAACAGTTCGACGAACCGGTGGATCGCATCGTGTCGATCGGTGCATTCGAACATTTCGGGCACGACCGCTACGACGACTTCTTCCGCTTCGCCCACAATGCCCTGCCCGCCGACGGTGTGATGCTTCTACACACCATCACCGGGCTGTTACCGCAGCAGATCATCGACCGCGGGATGCCGTTGTCGTTCGCGGTCGCCCGATTCATCAAGTTCATGGTTACCGAGATCTTCCCCGGTTCACGGTTACCGTCGATCGAGATGGTCACCGAACATGCAGCGCGCTCGTCCTTCCGACTGACCCGGCGGCAGTCACTGCAGCCGCACTATGCGCGCACCCTCGACATCTGGGCAGCCAACCTGGAGGCCAACCGTGACCAGGCCCTCAAGATCCAGTCTCAAGAGGTCTACGACCGGTACATGCATTATCTGACCGGATGCGCGGGCTGCTTCCGGACCGGTTACATCGACGTCAACCAGTTCACCCTGCATGTCGTGGATTAA
- a CDS encoding cyclopropane mycolic acid synthase family methyltransferase, protein MSKLTPKYEELQSIYDISNEFYELFLGPTMGYTCGYFEREDMTGDEAQIAKFDLSLGKLGLEPGMTLLDIGCGWGAGMARAIEKYDVNVIGLTLSGEQREYAVEKLSRIPTERNVEVRLQGWEEFDDKVDRIVSIGAFEHFGFERYPAFFETAYNALPGGGTMLLHNITGFDLRQAQKLGLPMTFEDARFARFIMTEIFPGGRLPSVSMEEEKATDAGFTLAQRQEIGPHYVRTLEIWADALEAHKDRAIAIQGQEAYDRYDKYLNGCQKYFASGHISVHQFTLQK, encoded by the coding sequence ATGTCCAAATTGACACCGAAATATGAAGAACTGCAGTCGATCTACGATATCTCAAATGAATTCTACGAACTGTTTCTAGGCCCCACAATGGGCTATACCTGCGGTTATTTCGAGCGCGAAGACATGACCGGCGACGAAGCCCAGATCGCCAAGTTCGATCTGTCGCTGGGCAAGCTGGGGCTTGAACCAGGGATGACGCTGCTAGATATCGGCTGCGGCTGGGGCGCAGGCATGGCGCGCGCAATCGAGAAGTACGACGTCAACGTCATCGGACTGACGCTGAGTGGCGAGCAGCGTGAATACGCCGTCGAAAAGCTTTCCAGGATTCCCACCGAACGTAATGTCGAGGTTCGGCTCCAGGGGTGGGAAGAGTTCGATGACAAGGTCGACCGCATCGTATCGATCGGCGCCTTCGAGCATTTCGGATTCGAGCGGTATCCGGCGTTTTTCGAGACGGCCTATAACGCGCTGCCCGGCGGCGGCACCATGTTGCTGCACAACATCACCGGATTCGACCTTCGCCAAGCCCAGAAGCTCGGCCTGCCCATGACGTTCGAAGACGCCCGGTTCGCCAGGTTCATCATGACCGAGATCTTCCCCGGCGGCCGGCTGCCCTCGGTGTCGATGGAGGAGGAGAAAGCGACCGACGCCGGGTTCACGCTCGCCCAGCGCCAGGAGATTGGTCCTCACTACGTCCGGACGCTCGAGATCTGGGCCGATGCGCTCGAGGCCCACAAGGACCGGGCCATCGCGATCCAGGGCCAAGAGGCGTACGACCGCTACGACAAGTACCTCAACGGCTGCCAGAAATATTTCGCCTCGGGCCACATCAGCGTGCATCAGTTCACGCTGCAGAAGTAG
- a CDS encoding YciI family protein, translating to MYYFALLISQDVELAPEQRAEGMAAFQAFHAKATSAIRAGDALDKGAAATRIAGGPDHPTVTDGPYAEGAEVACGYYVFEADNLDEALALARDIPVAQFGAVEVWPMVHWQAPEQPLGNDWLALLLERPEDVNTPGTDEWNQQAGRHVELAKTIGDRTLAGAPLHPPSTATTVRVRDGKVVLTDGPYAEGAEVANGFYVLRASDREEAVKLASMIPASAIEVRQLAGVSGL from the coding sequence ATGTACTACTTCGCTTTATTGATCAGCCAGGACGTAGAACTGGCACCTGAGCAGCGGGCCGAGGGCATGGCTGCCTTCCAGGCATTTCACGCCAAGGCCACGTCGGCGATCCGGGCCGGCGACGCGCTGGACAAAGGCGCTGCCGCCACCCGTATCGCCGGAGGCCCCGACCACCCGACGGTCACCGACGGCCCGTACGCCGAGGGCGCCGAGGTGGCTTGCGGCTACTACGTGTTCGAGGCCGACAATCTCGACGAAGCGCTGGCCCTGGCCCGCGATATCCCGGTCGCCCAGTTCGGCGCGGTCGAGGTGTGGCCGATGGTCCATTGGCAGGCCCCCGAACAGCCGCTCGGCAACGATTGGCTGGCCCTGCTACTGGAGCGGCCGGAGGACGTCAACACGCCTGGCACCGACGAATGGAACCAGCAGGCGGGCCGACACGTCGAACTCGCCAAGACCATCGGCGACAGGACGCTCGCCGGCGCGCCGCTGCATCCACCGTCCACCGCTACCACCGTGCGCGTGCGTGACGGCAAGGTGGTGCTGACCGACGGCCCGTACGCCGAGGGCGCTGAGGTGGCCAACGGCTTCTACGTGCTGCGGGCATCGGATCGGGAGGAGGCGGTCAAGCTGGCGTCGATGATTCCGGCATCGGCCATCGAGGTCCGCCAGTTGGCCGGGGTTTCGGGCCTGTAA
- a CDS encoding DinB family protein, whose product MPGMPPPSADERQTLIGFVAFQQNAYFAVAHGLTDEQARSTPSVSALSIGGLIKHVTGMQQAWTARVEHAPQFPPSDPRPMEEQMADYADQYVMGEDETLAGLLEGFKAQNVETLRVLAERDLDTAVPVPHEVPWFPDDVDNWSVRWVAMHLIEELSRHAGHADIIRESIDRATMYELLAAEEQWPETEWIKRWRPAAV is encoded by the coding sequence ATGCCAGGAATGCCCCCTCCGTCCGCCGACGAACGTCAGACCCTGATCGGGTTCGTCGCGTTTCAGCAGAACGCCTACTTCGCGGTGGCACACGGACTGACCGACGAGCAGGCCCGGTCCACACCGTCGGTCAGCGCGCTGTCGATCGGCGGGCTGATCAAACACGTCACCGGGATGCAGCAGGCGTGGACCGCCCGGGTCGAGCACGCGCCGCAATTTCCGCCGTCGGATCCCCGGCCGATGGAAGAGCAGATGGCCGACTACGCCGACCAATACGTGATGGGTGAGGACGAGACCCTGGCCGGGCTGCTCGAGGGGTTCAAGGCCCAGAACGTCGAGACGCTGCGGGTGCTCGCCGAACGGGACCTCGATACCGCGGTTCCGGTGCCCCACGAAGTGCCGTGGTTTCCGGACGACGTCGACAATTGGTCGGTCCGGTGGGTGGCCATGCACCTGATCGAGGAACTCAGCCGGCACGCCGGGCATGCCGACATCATCCGCGAATCGATCGACCGCGCAACGATGTACGAGTTGCTCGCGGCCGAGGAGCAGTGGCCCGAGACCGAGTGGATCAAGCGCTGGCGGCCCGCCGCCGTCTGA
- a CDS encoding RNA polymerase sigma factor, translated as MTALDGVFRREWGPVVATIARWSGDLTVAEDAVQEACAQALQVWPADGVPANPGAWLTTVARNRALDRLRRESSRPGKELAAVYEQVNASDGTELHPVRDDELRMMFTCAHPALDRSAQLALTLRLISGLTVTEIARAVLQSEAAVGQRITRAKNKIRQANIPLRVPPPELLAERTPHVLGCIYSVFTEGYWSTGGPSAIRDELCDEGVRLAGELCSLMPGNRDAHALAALVLLHDSRRRTRVDESGALTPLDEQDRSHWDRCRISRGLEQLRLADGAPGTYLPQAVIAALHATAPTWQLTDWGTICLAYDQLAAMTDSPVVRANRALAVGFRDGFPAGLAALDEVADDPRLARMNAVAPIRADLLRRAGRLSEAQRWYRIALDGESAGSEPARAFLRRRLAECITP; from the coding sequence ATGACCGCATTGGACGGCGTCTTTCGGCGCGAGTGGGGCCCGGTGGTGGCCACCATCGCCCGCTGGTCGGGTGATCTCACCGTGGCCGAGGACGCCGTCCAGGAGGCCTGCGCACAGGCGCTCCAGGTATGGCCGGCCGACGGCGTGCCCGCCAATCCCGGTGCGTGGTTGACCACAGTGGCACGCAACCGGGCCCTGGACCGCCTTCGGCGTGAATCTTCCCGTCCCGGAAAGGAACTCGCAGCGGTGTACGAGCAGGTGAACGCATCCGACGGTACCGAGCTGCACCCGGTGCGCGATGACGAGCTGCGGATGATGTTCACCTGCGCTCATCCTGCACTGGACCGTAGCGCGCAGCTGGCCCTGACGCTGCGTCTGATCTCCGGCCTCACCGTCACCGAGATCGCCCGTGCCGTGCTGCAGTCCGAGGCCGCGGTGGGTCAGCGAATCACCAGGGCCAAGAACAAGATTCGCCAGGCCAACATCCCGTTGCGGGTTCCGCCACCGGAGCTCCTTGCCGAGCGCACGCCACACGTTCTCGGCTGTATCTACTCGGTGTTCACCGAGGGCTACTGGTCGACCGGCGGACCCTCGGCCATCCGTGACGAGTTGTGCGATGAGGGTGTCCGGCTCGCGGGTGAACTGTGTTCGTTGATGCCCGGCAACCGCGACGCCCATGCTCTGGCCGCGCTTGTGCTGCTGCATGATTCACGCCGCCGGACCCGGGTGGACGAGAGCGGGGCGTTGACACCGCTGGATGAGCAGGACCGTAGCCATTGGGATCGTTGCCGTATCTCCCGGGGGCTGGAGCAGTTGCGTTTGGCCGACGGCGCACCTGGCACATATCTTCCGCAGGCGGTGATCGCGGCGCTGCATGCGACAGCACCCACCTGGCAGCTCACCGACTGGGGCACCATCTGCCTGGCCTACGACCAGTTGGCGGCGATGACGGACTCGCCGGTCGTGCGCGCCAATCGTGCACTCGCTGTTGGCTTTCGCGATGGATTCCCGGCCGGGCTGGCCGCACTCGACGAGGTCGCCGATGATCCGCGGCTGGCCCGGATGAACGCGGTGGCGCCGATCCGGGCGGACCTGCTGCGCCGGGCCGGCCGGCTGAGCGAAGCCCAGCGCTGGTACCGCATCGCGCTCGACGGCGAGAGCGCTGGGTCTGAGCCGGCGCGCGCCTTCCTGCGACGCCGCCTCGCCGAATGCATCACCCCTTAA
- the rplK gene encoding 50S ribosomal protein L11, translating into MAPKKKKVAGLIKLQIQAGQANPAPPVGPALGQHGVNIMEFCKAYNAATESQRGNVIPVEITVYEDRSFTFALKTPPAAKLLLKAAGVPKGSGEPHKTKVAKVTWDQVREIAETKKADLNANDIDAASKIIAGTARSMGITVE; encoded by the coding sequence ATGGCCCCGAAGAAAAAGAAGGTCGCCGGGCTCATCAAGCTGCAGATCCAGGCCGGGCAGGCCAACCCCGCCCCGCCGGTCGGTCCTGCACTTGGCCAGCACGGCGTCAACATCATGGAGTTCTGCAAGGCGTACAACGCCGCGACCGAGTCGCAGCGCGGAAACGTCATCCCCGTGGAGATCACCGTCTACGAGGATCGCAGCTTCACTTTCGCACTGAAGACCCCGCCCGCCGCCAAGCTGCTGCTCAAGGCCGCCGGTGTGCCCAAGGGTTCGGGCGAACCGCACAAGACCAAGGTCGCCAAGGTGACCTGGGATCAGGTTCGCGAGATCGCCGAGACCAAGAAGGCCGATCTCAACGCCAACGACATCGACGCTGCGTCGAAGATCATCGCCGGCACGGCCCGCTCCATGGGCATCACCGTCGAATAA
- a CDS encoding TetR/AcrR family transcriptional regulator produces the protein MSSPTRWAGVPLTDRRAERRALLVDAAFRLFGDGGEAAVSVRSVCRECGLNTRYFYESFSDTDDLLGAVYDEVSAALAVDVEAATAGAGDHLRARTRAGIAAVLGFSSADPWRGRVLFTDARANPVLAARRTATQDLLREAVLSEGGRLHPGSDPVAAQVGAAMYTGAMAELAQQWLSGNLGDDLEVVVDCALRLVLGR, from the coding sequence ATGTCGAGCCCGACGCGATGGGCCGGCGTGCCGCTGACGGACCGCCGGGCCGAACGACGCGCCCTGCTGGTGGACGCGGCGTTCCGGCTGTTCGGGGACGGCGGAGAGGCCGCGGTGTCGGTGCGCTCGGTCTGCCGCGAATGCGGACTGAACACCCGCTACTTCTACGAGAGCTTTTCCGACACCGACGACCTGCTCGGGGCCGTGTACGACGAGGTCAGCGCGGCCCTTGCCGTCGACGTCGAGGCCGCGACGGCCGGAGCCGGAGACCACCTACGGGCCAGGACCCGCGCCGGAATCGCCGCGGTGCTGGGCTTCAGCTCGGCCGACCCGTGGCGAGGACGGGTGCTGTTCACCGACGCCAGGGCGAACCCGGTACTGGCCGCCCGACGCACAGCGACCCAGGACCTGTTGCGCGAGGCTGTCTTGTCCGAGGGTGGCCGGCTGCATCCGGGTTCGGACCCGGTCGCCGCCCAGGTCGGCGCGGCCATGTACACCGGTGCGATGGCCGAACTCGCCCAGCAATGGCTGAGCGGCAACCTGGGCGACGACCTGGAGGTGGTGGTGGACTGTGCGCTCCGGTTGGTCCTCGGCCGCTGA